The Pseudopipra pipra isolate bDixPip1 chromosome 4, bDixPip1.hap1, whole genome shotgun sequence DNA segment AGTGAAGGGCTGTTTCCTCACCCTGTAATGCCCGGGATGGATGGTTCCGTGGGAAGCCGTCCTGGCAGGACCGGCAGGCAGCAGTCAGCTCTGGCACCGACTCCCCGACCTTtgggagcagccaggcagcGGGAGGCAAATTTTGGGCGTTGCTGGCAGGGACTGCAGCGCGTCCCTGGGAAGGCACGTGAAGGGGACCCACGTGTAGGGGGAGCACAGCCAGTGCCCCTCGGCACAGGGGGCAGTGGGGGTGCTGCTTGCCCTGTTTGCCAGGCACCCGCGCCTCCCGTTCAGATTAGACCCAAGTCAACCCcgtttttctctccctttgcaGAGGGGAGAGGGTGAGCAgtccccttcccagctgtgctAGGCTGCTGCTCACCCCAGCACCGCTCACAGAAGGGTGAGGACGGACACAGGGCCATGCACAAACTGCAAGAAGCAGTTTAACCCCAATCCTGCAGGGTCTTGACCGTCCTGCTCACAGTCTGggctcactgcagagctgcGTGGCACCCCTCGATTTCCTGAAGGCATCCGGAAAAAACCTCCCagtccccattcccacccccatCGGTTGTCCCCACGCAAACATCACCTCCGATGGCCCCAGGGATGTGGCCCAGCCCTGTGGCAGAGCCAGCACCCAGAAGGTGCCCGctgcctgagcagcagcaccgCTTGGTGGACACCAGAGGGTTCACAGCAgcgccctgccctgccctgccccgccccGCACCAAACACGTCACTACCACAGCTTGAAAGCAAACCGACAGCTGTCACTCGGCCCTTTTTGCGCTTCTGGGCTGCAGCCAAACCCATGCTTGCTGTCTTTCACACCAGTATTTTGGTACCCAAGACCCTGACAGGCATCATCACCATCACAGTATCCCCAGCTACTCACATAACTGGTGCAAGGGGTCCAAAAAATAAGGGGCAAGTCGTGACCGAGGTATTCACTTTGAAGTGGGGATCAGTggggtggaggagggagggtCAGGAAAGAGACTCCCAGGGCAGCAACGTGGGGAAGCTGCAATTTTCAGAGCTGACCtcatacagaagaaaaaaaattacacaggGTGAAAATTGAAAACATAATTTCCACTAAAACCAGGAGCTTTTTAGCTCCCAGCCTTCATAGTGGTGGAAAGAGGCTACAAATTAAGTGTGGTTCTGCtgtaaatagtaaaaaaattatttcatttcattactAGTTCTTGAATTCTGTATTGCAATGCCCAGCAGCGACACCCTGGAGCCTGGGCAGCTCAAGGGCATCTATCCACTCATGCTGGCCCCTTGGGGACTgtcctctgcagagccacaacTCCATGCTGTAAAACTGCACAGCTACACAACAGCCTGTGGCTTCACCTGTCAGCATCGATACCCACGTTGCACAACTCATCATACACATGTGAACAAGGAAGAAGGGCCTGAGTaggattttaaataaagaatgtGTTGTTTACTTGCTTGCtggtaggagaaaaaaaaaatgaaaggtaCGTGATAACACCTTTTCCCTGCTTACCTGCGTTTGTGCTGCAGGGGACCTGGTACCAGGGGCCACAATGCGAACCCAGAGCTGGTGGTCCAGGAGATCCCTCAtgccctggagcatctccttcccagcacctcaggaagaGCAGCACAACCCTTGCTCACATTGCAGCAGTGATGGCCATAATATAGCAAAGCTCCAGGCCCAGCTCCTTGGGGTCATTGGCCAGATTTTCCACTCCACTACACGGTCACCTAGAGGCAGGGGTGGCTTTTGAGGTACCTGGAAATGGCAGGCATGGGAACACCTTCAGCCTCTGCTTTCCCCTCACCCCAGCATGCTGTGGCTCTCCATGCAAATAGCCTCCCCTTTGCTCCCCGCTCCCTCTAGTCTGGCTCCAAATGGCAGCATGAGTCCCCTGGGAGAGAAGAACAGCAACACCTCAAACCACACCACTGTGGAGTTTGGTGGTTTTAATGGTAATTAAAGAAATCAACAGGGTACATTTCGGCTTTGAAATACAAGTGCAAAAAGGGTACAATATAATGTTTTCTGTACATTTCTTACAAAATATTACATACATCCCATCCTGAAGTGGTACTTCACACCCTCCTGCACCCATGAACCACATATGCCTACCAGCTgtagcttttcctttttatgtgCAGGACATGGAGCTAACAGAAAGCTCCAGCTGGAGTCTTGGCAGAGGTTTTTAGGGCCATAGTAGGTAAATATAAGGGGTGAACACAGGGACCTTTCTGCCCAACATGCCCAGGAGTGCCAAGCCACCACTGTGCCCTTGGGACAAGTGGGCAGCATCACCCTGCTGGCATTCACAGCTGTTCAGAAAATGCCATTTCTTGCTGTGGTTTGGCATTTTCCCTGTGCCTGGCATCACCTACCTCTTCACACCCTGTGCAGTGTGCCCAGGTCTAGCTCTGGCGAACCTGACTCCATTTTAACCACAGCATCTTCTTGAGAAGAAGTCAACCAGGCTATATGGCAAATAAATTAAACCCCTcctcccccaaccccccccacaCCAATGAGGCTGTGGGGCACATATCAGTACCCATCCTGGCAGTCATTGTCATCATAGTCAGCAGCAGGTTTGCGGCGGAGAGCGCCCAGCCGCCGCTTGCGAATCCCACTCTCCAGGCTCTGCAGCGAGCTGTCATCCTCATGGCTGCTGGTCTCGTGGGTGGCATCCTCCTGGGAGTGGCTCTCCTCATTGCCATCCTCCTCCTGGGACTCACTGTTGTCACTCTCTGGGGACCTGCTGTCCTCACCAGTGTTGTCCTCTGGGCTGCTGTCATCCTCTGGGGATGCACTCTGGCTCTCGCCTGATGTGCTTGGCGCAGAGTCAGAGTCATTCTCGTCCTCCCGTGACTCCTCCACAGTGTCCTCTATGGACTGGGTCTGGTCCTCATCATCTTCCCTGGACTTGCTCTGGTCACCCTCTTCTTCTTCAGACTCGCTGTCAGGCATGGATGGCACACTCCTGTCCTCAGCAGACTCCCAGTCCTCTTGCCCTTCCCAGGTCTGGCTGTTGCTATGCTCGTTCAATGTGCTCACTACATCTGGGAACTCCTGTGGTTCTTCATCTGACTGGTCATCAGTGCCTTCCCTGGATCTGCTGTCCTCATCCTCGCTGGAGGGGCTGTcctcctcatccccatcctccCTAGAGCGGCTGGGGCTTTTATCCTCTGATTCACTGTCAACAGGCTCTTCTGACTGACTGTTGTCTTCCATGGATGGGCTGTCTTCTCCAGAGTCAGCATCCTCCACCTCTGGGGACCTGCTGTCACCCTCCTCCCAGTGGTGGGAGCCAACCCCCTGGACGCCCTCTCGGCTGTTCCCCAGGGCACGGCGGCCAGCATGGCGCACCCTGtagctgctgccccagctgtCAAAGGCAGAGGGGTCGTCACCTTGCATGGCTCCGTCCTCAAAGTCAtagctctcctcctcctggctgctgctgctggccccTCCCTGCCTGTAGCTCCGCTCATACCAGCTGCCCATGTAGTTCCTGTACCGCCGGTGGTCTGCCCCAGtgctctcactgctgctgctgctgctgctgtcgccatgccctctgccagccccgGCATCCCCACGACCAGCATCACGGTCGGGTTCACCCGCCCCATCGGCACCAGCCACGTAAGTAGGaccttctcccctctcctcttccccattCCCATCAAAGGTGTCATCCCCACTGTCATCCTCCTCATCCAGGAACCCGCCGGCGTGGGAGGGAAGCCCATTGGCTCCAGTGCCGTAATGGTCTCCGTTGTCACCATCATCAGTATCACGTGCATCCCCCTCCTGCAGAGGTGACAAACAGAGATGAATGCCAAGGCTTGCAGGTTGCAGGCACTATCAGCACTGCTCACAGGCCAAGCTCAGCCTTGACCAATGCCAGATTTGAGGCCAAGGGAGCtttcctggcagagcagaacACACCTCTCCGCTCACTCACCAGGAAACCAAGGTCGTTCCCATTGCGGGCACTTGCATCCTCGTGATCCACCTGATTCACGTGCTGAGCCTGCCCAACTCGGTCTCCCTTGTCTCGGCCACTGTGCTCACCGAGCTCCTCATCCACAGCATTCCCACCCATCAGGTCCCCGGCAAGGGCATTGTCCCCCCTCTCCACACCAACAGGAGGATGTCTGCCATCTCCACCATTTAGGAGGTTGCCCAGCTTGTTGACGTGCTCTTCATTTGCTGTGTCCTGGAGGCAAAACGTGACATGATGCTTTGGTTTATTAAACACCAACTACAGCACATTTttactgctgctgcaggacatcATTCCTAAGCCATGCAAGTGCTCAAGTCTTTTTCATTGCTTGCACCTCAGCCCTTCAGATATTTCTGCTGATACAAAAAACCCAGTAGCCACCAACAAAAGGACAACTCAGAAAAGCCCAAACTGTGACAGTTCAGAGCACAGAAACTCCTTTTTCAGGGCCAACACAGCAGAAGGCATAAGGTAAGCTGGGAACATGCTCAGGGAGGCAAGTCAAAATGAGGTGAAACCAACCTATCTTGAAAAGACCGAGTAGATGGGCAAAGCTCAAAGatctgcagaagcagcagctcccctCCCAGGTCCCTGGTCCAAGGATGCCTGCCCAAGGCTGGCTCCCCAGCCTAGACTTGCTCCATGAGTGACTGCTACCTGTGGGACTGGGGCACCCCTGGCTTACCTCCTGCTGGGCGCTGGGATGGGTGGACTCATGGCCAGGCACCTAAACACATCCAGGAGACATCTGATCAGTGATCAGTGCACAATGGTTGGGCCAAACCTATGGGGTTTGGGTGTATCTATCCAGTGTGTACTTACGGGGTGAGCGCTGGCCACGgcccagaggagcagcaccaggaatGTAGCCACCCTCATGTCACCTGTGGTCCCTGTGGCTGCAACAAGGAATAAAGTAATTACACACTAGAGCAAAGCATTTGCACGTGCCTCTGGCTGTAACTTGGTCCCACAAAGCCCTTCCAGCTGATACAGCCCTGTCATCCTGGCACATGGTGCTCAGCCTGGCGTGTCATCAAACAAGCCAAGGATTAGTCCTTGCACCACCTCCTGGCATCTCCTTTGCAGAAACCTCCCTGTAGTTTGGGATTTGAAATATTTGGCCATGTTCTGGCAGATTTTTTGTCTAAGCATCATGAAGAGGAGGAAAGCTCTCCTGAATGTCCTGTTCCCGCAGTAATGTCCACCCATCACCCAGGAGAGCTCAGTGGCTGTGACAGGAGCCAGCACCACAGATGGGCAGCACCATAAGTCtgtgggctgcagagctgcacttcCCACCTGGAAAGGTCCCCACAACCCTGTAAAATCTCCCACCACCCCAAAGTGGAGGATGATAGTAAGGTAAGCCCATGGAGAACTGCATCCCCAGAGGCCGCTGGGTCAGcattccagcagcactgctgccaggTAGGCAGGTAAGGCAGTGGGGGCTTTCCTCCAGCTCTGTTGTCATTTTCCAAGTCCCTTAAGCAGCCCAGCACTGCATCCCCATGGGCCACACTAACTGCACTGTGCATCACCCTGTGCCCACAACACAGGCACGCTCCTGATTTCTTCCCTTACAAAACAATTCCTACATCTCAGCTTACAAGCCTTGTGCTTTCTACCAAAACTTGTGAGGAAATCTACAACCCCTATTCCCAAACATTGACATTTTCGCTCCAGGCATTTTCACCAGATCAAGCCAAAGAAACCAAAACTTTTACCTTAAGGTGTAGTGCGAGTCCACGTCTCCTCCGGTGCTGGGGATGGGATGAGCCAGCTGCCTGTGTTGGGATGCTCTGGGCTGTGTGCCCCAGCGTGGTCATGCAGGCATTTAACCGCTGGCCAGTGTcagccccgggcagggggcAGCCAATGGCACCAGCGGGCAGCGCTGCCACGCGTGGAGATGTCACCGGGAACTGGCCTCCCACGCTTCCTCTGCCCTCCGCCAGGACGTCGGCCCTAAAAAAGCTCCCTGTGGTTGCAGGATGACGAGACGGGCTGGCAGTTAATGACTGACTGCACTGACCCTGTGTTTTGACTGCTAAATTTATTCCATTCACACACTTCCCGCCATGACACACACAAACAACTACGGCGTCACCCACGCCAAGCACTGGACCCTGTCCCAGAGATGGCATCCTCCTAACCAGTGCACTTGGGAATGGTGTTAGCCCTGTGTCATGGGCCAGGGTGTTGAAACCCACAGGGGATGATTCCCTTGCCAGGTCTCAGCCTTCTCCTGTACATTGGGGCAGGAGCACAAAACCATGCTGGAAGGAAAGGACTTTGTCTATTTTCTTGCCCACTCAGgcaagggagaagggaaatacTAAATGGAGGTGGATATGGAGCATCTCATCCCCTGCAAGGAGGGAGTGTAACATCCCAGCTCTCCTTCCAGCTACTGGACAGAGGGGAGATGAAACCTCTGCTCTGGAAAACACAGGCAACAACATGTGCACATGTGTATGGGCATGTATAGGCAATTCTATAGATATGAACACATATACACACGCTACATATACCCCAGGGATTCTTGGTGGTAGCATGGACCACCTACTCCAAACAGCACCatgaggcagcagcacagatggACCCTCCTCACTCACAGGTACTACAAGAGGGAGTTTGCAAACCTCCAGAGGTGACAGTGCGACCACAGCTCTCTGCCCATGTGGAGTAGGACAGGACCAGTATGCCCCAGCCACATACCtggcttttccttctgcccCAGCACGGGCAGAAGGAAGGCAGCTTCCTTCCCTGTATTTAGCCCACAGCTAAATCTTCTGTGCCCACAACACCCCCCCTCTGCTGCATGTGCAAGCAGGTTGCTTTGAAGCAGGCAATGCAtctctgctctgccagctgGGCTCTCCCCACAGTCACCTGCAATGGCCCCTTGGCACAGGATCCCAAATTCTCAGAGGTGAGTGTAGTGCCCAGGGAACATGGGCACACTGCAGGTTTACAGGGATTCACAGGAGATGGTGGCACTGCAAAATAAGTGATTGAAGGAAACTTGAGCAATAATGATTGAGTCAGGGCTCTGTAAATGGCGAGTTATCTGAATTTGCCCGGGATGTACCAACTGTAGACAACAGCATCCAGAAAGCATGCCTTGTGCTGTGCCACCACTGTGGCTGGACAGAGCACCTTGTGAAACCAGATTTGTCAGTCTGCTCTTGTGGGTGCCAGCTTAATTTCATTCTCCAAAATCTCCTACCTTCTCCCCCCATCATCACCAGCCAGAAGACTATGTGTATCTGCCCTGTGAGGACTGCAAGGTGCCATGTGTGATGAGCATCTTCCTCCTGCCCCCTAAACAGGGAGGTCCCACTGCTTTCCCCATGGCCCCTCGGTCTCGAGGTGGTCACCACTGAGTCGTTTACTCTCACTCACACCTTTGGCAGAtgttttccctcttcttccctgcctGACCCCTGCCACAGCTACTGTGGgatgtattttccttttgacCCGGGACAAAATTAtacccctgtccccagccagatATGAGTTCATGTTGCCAACCTTTTTTAGGCACCTCCAACAATTACCatgttttgttgtattttttttgtaatgtcaAACCTGTATTTAACTCAACCCCCAAAGACCTGATGCTGCCTCACATCCAGGTGCTGTGGTGGAAGAAGGAGATAAACACCAAGCTGTGCATACCCAGCTCTTTTATGACACAGGTCACCCACTGCCCCATCAGCCACCACTCCAAGgtcacctccctcccctccttgaAACAGCACCAGCACACCCAACAGTGCTCACTGTCAGGACCCCAATCTGACCCCAGGTCCCTGTGATCTCCAACAGCCCTGGCTCAAAAGACCAAGGTCtgtcccccaaatcccttccaGAGGTCATCCCACACTATCAGCTAGACCACCCAAGCAGATCTGCCTGTGTTTTGCAAGGAGAGGAAACCCCAGCCCCCATATTGTAACCTGCCAAttaaccttaaaaaaaaccccaataataTTAAGGATTATTGTTACATCAGAGGTGAGACATGGACTGAGGGTGGGGGAAATAGCTGTCTGATGGGTGTTTATGTCACTGGGCATTTCCCCAAGTCCTACTCTCCTGAGACAGTAGGTCCCTTGAGATGGCCATGATGGAAAGCAGTGGGGCAAGGAAGATGTGGGAAACTTGGCCAGGCTAAAGCTGGCACCGTCAGGCTACCAGGGATAAGGTGGCTGAGTCAGAGGGACTGGCAGGGCAGGAATATCACTTCTCTGTTTGAAAAGCTGGACTGCACAGTGTTCATGaggacagagaaaagaaattagtGCAGACAGCAGCAGGGATTAGAGATGCCAAAGCCAAGAGAGAAATTGGCACAGCAGAGAGACAGCTAATAGAGGAGGCACATAACAGCTGCTCTCCTCTGCTGACTGAGACATCTCGGCATTAAAACCAAGAAATTATTATTGTTCAAAAAAAGCACCATTCCCTCTATTTTTTCCAGTCCAGAGTATTTTCACAGCATTGGTGTTGCTGGTGCACTTCTCTCCTGAATAAACCTTTAGGTTTTGACAGTAGcatcaaaaggaaaagaatcaaTGAATGAACTGGGGCAGAAGAGACTAGGACGAGAGCAGGACTCAAGCCTGCTGACACATCCTTAGCCCTCTCCCAGACACTCAAAACCAGCTCCTTCTTACTTTATGGTCAGACCCAAACCCAAATCCCTTTGCCAAGCGCTTTCTGGTGACAAAGGCTACAATGCAGTGCTGAGGTTTCCATTGGGAGCAGGCGGGGAAAACCTGCCTCCTAAATATGCATTTGCCCCATAAGTGCACCAGGAATCATCTAGTGCCCAATCCTAAGGGATTCATTCCCACAGTGCTTCTCTAAACAGGGGTGTTCAGCCTTGCAAACCAGCCAAGTTCCCAAGTCACTGCCTGCTTTGCAGGtgggcagagcacagctgatGGCTGTGTGGGCAAGGAGGGAGAAGCAGCCTGGCTTTTGCTCCTCTGCACTCAAGGGATCTGAACAAAGGCATCACACCTGGTACCTGAAGCCTGAGTAAATATGGTCTGCGTTTCACAGCATTAACGTGACACATAACAGTGTAGCTAATGATAACATTTTAGGTGTTTGAAGAGCAGCACTGATATTCCAACTCCCCCTGGAAGCAAGCCTTGAAGCTACAAATGCTGTGATAAGCAGCAGATGGAAGTTACCAGCATGGTTGTCACCATGGTTGTCAGTGCAGAGGCGTGCACAAGCTTGGTTTATGCTAGGCCTTTAAAATTTGCTGTTTCTCTGCACTGGAAAAAAGACATCATAGGTGCCTGAGTCCTGGAGCCCTGAATTACAGACACTCACAGGACCCACCCTAATGCTACACCTCTGCACAAGACCAACAtccctctgccctggcctcCAACAGCACAGAGGTAGGATTGTTAACCCATCCTTCTGTGTCTACCATGGAGTTTCCTTTACAGccagagaaaacaagcacttttAAGGCATCAATCATTTGTCCTATTTCAGATACCCCTCTCAGGAGGAAATGCATCACAGACTGTTTGAAGTCTCTGTGATGCTGTTGAAGGAAGGTGACCAGCATGCTGATCTTGTCCTACCAGCAAGATGCACCATTCCCTCTCCCGAAACACATGCAAAGCGAGCTCCTGAAACCCCTCTCTCCCATGCCAGCCCCACACTCCCTTAACTTCTGTTTCTAGCATTTTTATATCACCCTCCTCTGAGCAATGGGCtccagcaaaaccagcacatcaTCTTGACAGTCTGTCAGGACGAAGGCTCACTGGTGTTGTACCTGTTCTGTGCTACTTGGAAGTTTGTGCTGCTTCTTGTTGCTGAGGCGAAATGCAAGGAGCAATAATTGCTATTCACATTGTGTCCACTGCAGCTGGAACTCGTGGCTGGACAGGTACCTTGGGCCATCTCTGCCAGATGTGTGTGACCAGATTGTCAGGTCCTATAGATCCATATTCATCAGTCACTTTGGTTGAATTCACTAATTCAAGGCCGTGACTTCATCAGCTGTGAACAGAGTGCCACTGTCAGATCTAGCATGTCTTCCTGCACACAGGGACTGCTGCAACTTGCTGCCCTCAGTCAGAATAAGAGCAGAGACAGAACCCTGGCTCTGCCTCATATCAGGGACCAGTTttggcactgctggcaccagTACCAGGCAACTCCAGTGCCACTGGGCTGTCAAAAGCTCAGCAGTGACAGCACTAATCATAGAGAAAGTAATGGGTAGTTACAGATCCTACAATCTCATTCAGAGTATAATATCTTTTACAATCACTCCCTGCTCAGAACTGAATCCCTTGGGAGGTAGGAGCAATAAGTGTTTGTTAGTAACAAGCTGGAAATTGAACAATAACAGATCCTTAACGTATGAAGCTCTCTTCAGCCACCTCTCTGTGCTCGCCCCCGCTCCAACTGGAACTGCGGAGATCTGTGCCAGACACCCTCAAAGCAGCGTGATGTCAGTGCTCTCAGGAAGGAAAATACAGCAATGATCTGGGGCCAGCTTTGCCCTCACATCAGTTGGCAGCCTGAGGTGACCTGCTCCAAGCTGCAGGTTGGACATACGGGCAGCTGCACTGTGTGCGCCTGTCAGATGTGTGTATGTCTGGTGAGTCACAGTACCCTgattcctttccttttcagaaggaaatgacTGATGGAATGGATTGTATGAAGCAACCACTGCACAAGTGCAAATGGGTAATGCGGAGGCATGGGCTGCCCAGAGTGGGCAGAGAGGTCAGGACAGGGTTGGCAGCCCGAGGGATTAAGACGTCTGTATGGAGTGCCAGACCCCCCTCCTGGAGAGCAGTCAGCACTCCTCTGGTTCCTGTACTGTCATTGTGGCTCACTTGGTCTAAATTTATTGCTGATTGGTGTAGCTGGACAGGAAGCATTACCACAGTCCCCTGGGAGCCTACAAGCTGGATAGACACCATCAATGCAGCTCTGAGCAAGAGACCAGCAGTAATTTGGCTCTTGTCTCCAAACGACAGAAGCCAGCTTCCAGTGTTTTCTCCACTCCatggagatgttttctccatctccatctcaTCACGTGGAGATGCTGAGCAGCTGTGACCTAGGGCAGCCTAGGCTTCAGCCAGCCTTCTGGGTGCACAGAGTGCACAGCTCCATCAGAGAATCACCACCACTGACCCTGTGAGTGGAAAGCTGGGCCCATAGTCACAGCATCAGCTGTCACAACAAGGTCTGCACACTTCTTGCAGATGTGTCATGCATCAGGCCCCATTGGAAAGAGGGTTTTCAGACCCTTCATCTGGCTTGGAGTAATAAATCATATCTCCAAGTTCATCCAGTTTGCAATTACTTAAATTTCCTGAAGTGCTTGAACTGAGATATTCTGCCCTAACGCTGACAACATGCTTTTCCTTAGccttacacattttttttttttttaatcttcaaaaTGCTTACTTCTTTTAAGACCTGGATTTGCATGATCTTCTACTTATTCCCCCAGTGATCAGTTTACCCAATCCAGATACCAGTCATAGGACTGGATCAACAGTTTACTCTCAACACTGTGGTGACTTTAACACTCTTCCTTGTTTGATCTATCaatgaataaagatttttttcccccctactTGTTCTTTGTAATTTTGTACCAATCAACTTAAATGAGCAGCTGTAAATGACAGACCAAAGTCTTACACAACTGACTAAGTCTGCTGGTCAAATATATTCACACTCTATTAAGCTTCCAGCTGAATTCAACGGTACACCTCAAAGGAGTTACATACGTGTGATTGCACGTGTTAATCACAACCTTTTGACTCAAGCCAGTTCCTCTTCACTATTCCCACTGGAAATTCCTCTTGTCgctctgtgctttttttctgcatagAATAATTCTGCACAGGAGATAAGGAACAGAAATCTTAAAAAGAAGTCTGCAAGAAATGAATACTGGATAAGCGTTGACCCTCATGCACAGAATTCACACTTTTGCATAACCAGTCACAAGAAAAAGATGTGAAAATATGCTTGATAGGCAAGCAGGGAAAACTGATGCAAACAAATTCAAGCAAGGTGCTGTCTGGGGAAGCAGCATCAAGAACTGCTGCCTATTCCCAACCTGTGTGGTCCCACAGCCGTAGCAGGAACACAACACCCCCTTCCAACTTTTTTTAGTAAGTTCAGAGCTCAAGTTATTGACAAAAGCTTTCCTGAGGATTTCTAGTATTTGTGCCTCTTGAAATGTCTGAAagctccagcactgcctgcctcCTCAAGTCACGTATGTAACTGCCTGTGCTGCGGGAGCAGCCCTGGTCTGCCCAGATGTAATTACATGGTACACTCCGTGGCTTTCTATGAGGAAGTGGCATCACCACCTCTGTCTTCCGCCAGGCACCTCTCCAGAAGCAGCCCAAATGGGAATGCAAAGCCATGAAAGGACTTCCTTCATCTGCTCAAccctgtgggagcaggaggatccctggaagtgtcacCCCAGCTAATGTGCCAGAGCATCCTTTGCCTTCAGCAGAGTCTTGGCACTCTTCATTGAAGAAATCAGGCCCAAATCACAAAACCTCATCCAGCTCACCCATAATCCTCTCAGCACTGTGGGCTTAAGCACTTCACTACCCAGCCCATGTTTAAATCTCGCCCATGCCCACAACCATCATCTCTTCATATGACTAATGTGCTCCAGCAGGTAAGCTTATATCTTTCCATTCCCTCCAGctgaaaataaatggaataaaGGGAGGTTTTGGTTTGATTCACTTCcccatttgtttttcctttcaatgaaaccaaaacccaaaataaaccTAGTGAGAGCTGGCTGGGCATTAACACAAAGGGTGGACTCAGAGAGGCATCATCAAAAACACTCAGTTCCGTGATCTTTTCAGGAAAAGCCATTCCCACTAGCAAACCCAGCCTATGCTGGCTGTGTGCTGTACCAgggcagccccacagcccagcaTTGCTGTTCCCAT contains these protein-coding regions:
- the LOC135412868 gene encoding dentin matrix acidic phosphoprotein 1-like isoform X1 gives rise to the protein MRVATFLVLLLWAVASAHPVPGHESTHPSAQQEDTANEEHVNKLGNLLNGGDGRHPPVGVERGDNALAGDLMGGNAVDEELGEHSGRDKGDRVGQAQHVNQVDHEDASARNGNDLGFLEGDARDTDDGDNGDHYGTGANGLPSHAGGFLDEEDDSGDDTFDGNGEEERGEGPTYVAGADGAGEPDRDAGRGDAGAGRGHGDSSSSSSSESTGADHRRYRNYMGSWYERSYRQGGASSSSQEEESYDFEDGAMQGDDPSAFDSWGSSYRVRHAGRRALGNSREGVQGVGSHHWEEGDSRSPEVEDADSGEDSPSMEDNSQSEEPVDSESEDKSPSRSREDGDEEDSPSSEDEDSRSREGTDDQSDEEPQEFPDVVSTLNEHSNSQTWEGQEDWESAEDRSVPSMPDSESEEEEGDQSKSREDDEDQTQSIEDTVEESREDENDSDSAPSTSGESQSASPEDDSSPEDNTGEDSRSPESDNSESQEEDGNEESHSQEDATHETSSHEDDSSLQSLESGIRKRRLGALRRKPAADYDDNDCQDGY
- the LOC135412868 gene encoding dentin matrix acidic phosphoprotein 1-like isoform X2 yields the protein MRVATFLVLLLWAVASAHPDTANEEHVNKLGNLLNGGDGRHPPVGVERGDNALAGDLMGGNAVDEELGEHSGRDKGDRVGQAQHVNQVDHEDASARNGNDLGFLEGDARDTDDGDNGDHYGTGANGLPSHAGGFLDEEDDSGDDTFDGNGEEERGEGPTYVAGADGAGEPDRDAGRGDAGAGRGHGDSSSSSSSESTGADHRRYRNYMGSWYERSYRQGGASSSSQEEESYDFEDGAMQGDDPSAFDSWGSSYRVRHAGRRALGNSREGVQGVGSHHWEEGDSRSPEVEDADSGEDSPSMEDNSQSEEPVDSESEDKSPSRSREDGDEEDSPSSEDEDSRSREGTDDQSDEEPQEFPDVVSTLNEHSNSQTWEGQEDWESAEDRSVPSMPDSESEEEEGDQSKSREDDEDQTQSIEDTVEESREDENDSDSAPSTSGESQSASPEDDSSPEDNTGEDSRSPESDNSESQEEDGNEESHSQEDATHETSSHEDDSSLQSLESGIRKRRLGALRRKPAADYDDNDCQDGY